In a single window of the Elaeis guineensis isolate ETL-2024a chromosome 8, EG11, whole genome shotgun sequence genome:
- the LOC140859744 gene encoding uncharacterized protein: MAANRYRDRRCRLHKYCNELQAKGIDPVTQPYRNWAGSSNDWRWLCEHFGSEAFQRRSEANKVNRSKIDSIHTQGSASFAQGMKRMGLSGVDAYAKFYQNKSGEFVTEEARQRHEKMLELREQATREVGSDGDTGSQQVCLMTDDTILDTVLGRQLGSGHSMRSKKSRSSSSGRSDDASVPEAVRTSMSMMQDQISYWMNRSQTLERIVAAVAGRLGIDAFELAPLQSHDAASAPPSRHVPGQGSTSGGGNEANESDHT, translated from the exons atggctgcaaatagatacagagatcggcgatgtaggcttcataaatactgcaatgagctgcaggcgaaggggattgatcctgtgacccagccatacagaaattgggctgggtctagtaacgattggcggtggttatgtgagcattttggaagtgaggcatttcag cgacgatcggaggcgaataaggtgaataggagcaagattgattctattcacacgcaaggaagtgcctcttttgcacagggaatgaagaggatg ggactatccggagtcgacgcctatgctaaattctatcaaaacaagagtggcgagttcgtgaccgaggaggcgaggcagcgtcat gaaaaaatgttagaattgagagagcaggcgacgagggaggtgggatctgatggtgatactggatcgcagcaggtttgtttgatgacagatgatacgattttggataccgtcctcgggcggcagctaggatctggtcatagcatgcggtccaaaaaatcacgcagttcgtcatccggccggtctgatgatgcatcggtgccagaggcagttaggacatccatgagcatgatgcaagatcagattagttactggatgaatcgtagtcagacgctcgagaggatcgtagctgcggtggcgggacggctcggtattgatgcttttgagttagcacctctacagtcacatgatgccgcctctgcaccaccatcgcgacacgtaccgggtcagggatcgacgtctggaggagggaacgaggccaatgagtcagatcatacttag